A window of Clostridia bacterium genomic DNA:
CGTAGCGCCCGCCGCTGTGCAGGAGCGCGTGGTTGCGGCCCGTCGTGCCGGACGCCGGCTCGCCCCGTTCCACGACCGCCGTCCGGATGCCCCGCGACGCCAGGTCGTGCGCGATGGCGGCGCCGGTGGACCCGGCGCCGATCACGATGGCCTGATACTCCGCGGC
This region includes:
- a CDS encoding FAD-dependent oxidoreductase translates to MDAAEYQAIVIGAGSTGAAIAHDLASRGIRTAVVERGEPASGTTGRNHALLHSGGRY